The following are from one region of the Hyla sarda isolate aHylSar1 chromosome 6, aHylSar1.hap1, whole genome shotgun sequence genome:
- the LOC130275428 gene encoding transcription factor 20-like isoform X1 produces MCEAEETPRQEELGIMQSYREQSNYHGNPPTYPPESHGAPRLEELSPRQQAHIFQGGYGGRRSGTATPTAIAPGENPSLQNYQSYRKESGDIYYLGSKEAGTPGGQTQQRRLPGPVQSYGPPQGNSSTSSTGYSSPYGRESHPSQFAGQHSSSASLSQYSQDFPGSFSPGSGQYSSHVASQQLRHQLYQSHQPISPAGNPPASTGTSHLQQIQRSANLNSPGYALRMGQFAQHYQASQGSSSSSYPQRFGQSGANYEGYSPGGTSSPYESHMSGSSYGTQQAYSSFTSQHLKNFETAKMPQGGSQGQQQSASPLMQFPNSSKLLTQNQLGQYNQSEVPVRSPMQFQQNFSPISNPSPAPSVVQSPTCSSTPSPLMTSSENIQCGQGNVPLQSRNRILPVMPQLSPNAQITSFKGFGVEGPTEKHVTDPGLSSLSALSSQVANLPNTVQHMLLSDALATHKKGGKRTSRKTDSCANSETSSQAEEQLKSPMAESLDGSCSSSSGDPGERVRQLSGQSTSSEAGYKGPPSEMPPSPAHTWQNEPSGKTTVQDVDTVPEPAKSYPEISKASEKAVGVIVSTETVTNRSEKLVDEAPTVANNNEEEEEEDDDDDPSPEPEQSEITKEEDTETCLNPQNGEPITVDASSSTGVNEPLIETDKSPVGAGFGFKEAPSISRNTSSLAQQPKNSDAGTFGGQSDRKTGRNDKYPSLLQEFLQGHHQQERRYVRNAQEQPPVTESPDVPLRPNVLMSQANEQPNRSMPEKTLTPQLESTHWGQWDRKHTSEIKHINLAEYPNTRKYEGEPPAPCHEPISGPSERRSVICDISPLRQLMRDPASSHHIDSTQERSQDGRAGQSVILPSGMLSLEKSSSQSGIAKAEDTDSTKMIRRRTVEQCIPYGSKDSPRGNASPRSMTFDSNQEYSSHGRSTNPKRGPGRVGSRGRSPAQSHDLGDKLKSLGRSRGATDIHHVTPTMSLSERASREALYSAFFQNADASALAYHTNSRSSSYGEPHPSFTSSLHYKRQMYQQEEYKEWLGSTAQAILSASHHRQELQRKSPRQESFHVRSPGRSENEGLPYSQPTSYHDPSNIDFSRQMRMSEGTSTTLTAGDFKQNSQKTPPGDSTGWHLGRQSLPAKKSGSLASANQKPFSSIRDHETHGPRQVEPTEFSKSGCNAHRPSGPEDSSHHNPLIMRRKVRSFISPIPSKRQLPDDKAHVIASSKEACDRTLASHNRSPRGNENELLSTAEEQSKSGPEQRSPTAVTLSSPTKTKILPPRKGRGLKLEAIVQKITSPNVRRTTTPSNTDIVVEPVTLEDILSLKGRPSEACSSTIEETTERTVDAVPDTNKNFLNIKRLSPKSFEAWPANNDKQIKIEIEEQFMETKDLPQSGPSIQQASNHYLETGENSPALEQKSEQKSSEPQPPPRETPDKEKVVTAPCPVTPKQTIIPPKGYFPSGKKRGRPIGSVSKQKKQQLQQQQLQQQQQNVHQQVQDQQQLQPPIATDLTPLPQQTQSISQQEIEAEPKPKRRRRERRKQPGTTRRRRGKQAAPIVAPIEPEIKLKYASQILDKTETKPKSFFPYIHVENKEELGLACVIINAEEEEQRWRKETSARKEQRSTSPQPSERKALPASSFMVLGPAVTESASVGHLVCCFCGKWANYKNFGDLFGPFYTQEYASTLSKNPPPKKSSETPQKVKVRHKDTLDGSKSDSDEEEELPQQAREQRSLSAHLRYKRRNRSGDCTSRLAVPSHRKTTDSSELLSLDSSGSVNADGVPDQGFQIPQLPLDSNEFWMHEACVLWANGVYFVCGRLYGLQEACDVAKEMICAHCQEPGATLGCFNKGCVCCYHFPCAMDSECLLNEENFSVRCPKHKTKTIKGVSAEQPEQG; encoded by the exons ATGTGTGAGGCGGAGGAGACACCGAG gcAGGAAGAGCTTGGCATCATGCAGTCCTACCGAGAGCAGAGTAActaccatggaaaccccccaaCTTATCCACCAGAATCTCATGGAGCCCCAAGGCTGGAGGAGCTAAGTCCCCGACAACAGGCTCATATATTCCAAGGTGGCTATGGTGGACGTAGAAGCGGGACAGCCACTCCTACTGCTATAGCTCCAGGAGAAAATCCTAGTCTACAAAATTATCAATCTTACCGCAAAGAGTCAGGCGATATCTATTACCTAGGCAGCAAAGAAGCTGGCACCCCAGGGGGGCAGACACAACAACGGCGACTACCTGGTCCAGTACAAAGTTATGGTCCACCCCAAGGAAACAGCAGTACCAGCAGCACAGGCTACAGCAGTCCCTATGGGAGAGAGAGTCACCCCAGCCAATTTGCGGGACAGCATTCTTCTTCAGCTAGTCTTTCTCAGTACTCACAGGATTTTCCCGGATCATTCTCTCCAGGTAGTGGACAATATTCATCACACGTTGCTAGCCAGCAGCTGAGACATCAACTTTATCAGTCACATCAGCCTATTTCTCCTGCTGGTAACCCACCTGCATCCACAGGAACCTCACATCTACAGCAGATTCAGCGTTCAGCCAATCTCAACTCTCCTGGTTATGCCCTTCGGATGGGACAGTTTGCTCAACATTATCAGGCCTCACAAGGATCCTCATCTAGTTCCTATCCTCAGAGGTTTGGCCAATCGGGAGCAAACTATGAAGGCTACAGCCCTGGAGGTACTAGCTCTCCATATGAGAGTCATATGTCTGGATCCTCCTATGGGACTCAACAAGCATATAGTAGTTTTACCAGCCAGCACTTGAAAAACTTTGAGACAGCTAAGATGCCTCAAGGAGGAAGTCAGGGACAGCAGCAGAGTGCTTCCCCTTTAATGCAGTTCCCAAACTCTTCTAAGTTACTTACTCAAAATCAGCTTGGACAGTATAATCAATCTGAAGTTCCTGTACGATCGCCCATGCAGTTTCAGCAGAACTTTAGCCCCATCTCCAATCCTTCTCCAGCTCCTTCTGTAGTTCAGTCTCCAACTTGCAGCTCTACTCCATCACCACTTATGACCAGCAGTGAAAACATCCAGTGTGGTCAAGGAAATGTCCCACTTCAATCCAGAAACCGTATATTGCCAGTGATGCCACAGTTAAGTCCTAACGCGCAGATTACAAGTTTTAAAGGTTTTGGCGTAGAAGGTCCAACTGAAAAGCATGTAACAGATCCAGGTCTGAGTAGTCTTAGTGCACTCAGCAGTCAGGTTGCAAACTTACCCAATACAGTTCAACATATGTTACTTTCTGATGCTTTAGCAACTCACAAGAAAGGTGGCAAACGTACTTCTCGGAAAACTGACAGCTGTGCCAACTCTGAAACCTCATCCCAAGCTGAGGAGCAGCTGAAGTCTCCAATGGCCGAGTCACTAGATGGCAGCTGTTCTAGTagttcaggtgatccaggtgaaCGGGTACGACAGCTAAGTGGCCAGAGCACTAGCTCAGAAGCAGGCTATAAAGGGCCTCCATCAGAAATGCCACCTTCACCTGCCCACACTTGGCAAAATGAACCTTCAGGAAAGACCACTGTTCAGGATGTTGATACAGTGCCAGAGCCAGCAAAAAGCTATCCGGAAATTTCCAAGGCAAGTGAAAAGGCAGTGGGAGTTATTGTCTCAACTGAAACTGTGACGAATAGATCAGAGAAATTAGTTGATGAGGCTCCAACAGTGGCTAACaacaatgaggaggaggaggaggaggatgatgatgatgatccatCACCAGAGCCCGAACAGTCTGAAATAACAAAAGAGGAAGATACTGAGACCTGTCTCAATCCCCAGAATGGAGAACCTATTACTGTTGATGCTAGCTCTTCTACAGGAGTTAATGAACCTTTAATAGAAACTGATAAATCTCCTGTGGGAGCTGGATTTGGATTCAAGGAAGCACCATCTATTTCTCGAAATACTTCCAGTTTGGCCCAACAGCCTAAAAATTCTGATGCTGGAACTTTTGGAGGGCAGAGCGACAGGAAAACAGGAAGAAATGATAAGTATCCAAGCCTTTTGCAAGAATTCCTTCAAGGGCACCATCAGCAAGAAAGAAGATATGTAAGAAATGCTCAAGAACAACCTCCAGTTACTGAAAGTCCTGACGTACCATTAAGGCCCAATGTTCTCATGAGCCAGGCCAATGAGCAGCCTAATCGCAGCATGCCGGAAAAGACTTTAACACCACAATTAGAATCCACGCATTGGGGACAGTGGGATAGGAAACACACATCAGAAATAAAACATATCAATTTGGCAGAGTATCCTAACACCAGAAAGTATGAGGGCGAACCTCCAGCTCCCTGTCATGAACCCATTAGTGGTCCCTCTGAAAGAAGATCTGTTATCTGTGACATCTCCCCACTTAGGCAGCTTATGCGGGATCCAGCTAGTTCTCATCATATTGACTCTACTCAAGAAAGATCACAGGATGGCAGAGCTGGCCAATCTGTCATTTTGCCTAGTGGGATGTTGTCTTTAGAAAAGTCTAGTAGCCAAAGTGGAATTGCTAAGGCTGAAGATACAGATTCCACAAAGATGATCAGAAGACGAACAGTAGAGCAATGTATTCCATATGGCTCTAAAGATTCACCCAGAGGAAATGCAAGTCCTCGATCAATGACCTTTGACTCCAATCAAGAATATAGCTCTCACGGCCGTTCAACTAATCCCAAAAGAGGACCTGGGAGAGTAGGATCTCGAGGAAGATCACCTGCGCAATCTCACGATCTCGGTGATAAGCTAAAGTCTCTCGGAAGAAGTCGTGGCGCAACAGACATTCATCACGTGACTCCGACAATGAGTCTTTCTGAGCGAGCAAGTAGAGAGGCTTTGTACTCTGCTTTTTTCCAGAATGCTGATGCCTCTGCCCTTGCTTACCATACTAACTCAAGATCAAGTTCTTATGGGGAGCCTCATCCATCATTTACATCTTCTCTGCATTACAAAAGACAGATGTATCAGCAAGAGGAATACAAAGAGTGGTTGGGAAGCACCGCTCAAGCTATCCTTTCAGCATCACATCATCGTCAGGAATTACAGAGAAAGAGCCCGAGACAGGAGTCCTTTCATGTGCGAAGTCCTGGTAGAAGTGAAAATGAAGGGTTGCCCTATAGCCAGCCAACTTCATATCATGATCCCAGCAACATAGACTTCAGCCGCCAGATGCGTATGAGTGAAGGTACCTCTACTACATTAACAGCTGGAGACTTCAAACAAAATAGTCAAAAAACTCCTCCAGGAGACTCGACGGGCTGGCACCTTGGACGAcagtctttgcctgctaaaaAATCTGGATCTCTAGCTAGTGCAAATCAGAAGCCATTCAGCTCTATTAGGGATCATGAAACACATGGTCCTAGGCAAGTTGAACCCACTGAATTTTCTAAATCTGGGTGTAATGCTCATCGTCCTTCAGGACCTGAAGACTCATCGCACCATAACCCCTTAATTATGAGAAGGAAAGTGCGTTCTTTCATCTCGCCCATTCCAAGCAAGAGACAATTACCTGATGATAAAGCACATGTTATTGCTTCTTCAAAAGAAGCTTGTGACAGGACACTTGCATCACACAATCGATCACCAAGGGGAAATGAAAATGAACTTTTGTCTACGGCAGAAGAACAATCTAAATCTGGTCCTGAGCAGAGGAGCCCTACAGCAGTGACTCTTTCAAGTCCAACAAAGACAAAAATTCTCCCTCCACGCAAGGGAAGGGGTCTTAAGTTGGAAGCCATAGTGCAGAAAATTACATCTCCAAATGTTCGGCGGACCACAACTCCAAGTAACACAGACATTGTTGTTGAGCCTGTAACGCTTGAGGATATATTATCTCTCAAGGGTAGGCCTTCTGAGGCTTGTAGTTCTACTATAGAAGAGACGACTGAAAGAACAGTGGATGCTGTGCCAGATACTAACAAAAACTTTCTAAATATTAAGAGACTTTCGCCAAAGTCTTTTGAAGCTTGGCCTGCTAACAATGACAAACAGATTAAAATAGAAATTgaagaacaatttatggaaaccAAAGACCTCCCGCAGTCTGGACCTTCAATACAACAAGCATCCAACCATTATTTGGAAACAGGAGAAAACTCTCCAGCCTTGGAACAAAAAAGCGAACAGAAAAGCTCTGAGCCGCAGCCTCCACCTCGTGAGacacccgataaagagaaggttGTTACTGCACCGTGTCCCGTAACCCCCAAGCAAACTATTATACCTCCAAAAGGATACTTTCCATCTGGAAAAAAGAGAGGTCGTCCCATCGGCAGTGTCAGCAAGCAAAAAAAGCAACAGCTTCAGCAGCAACAGCTTCAGCAACAGCAGCAGAATGTACATCAACAAGTGCAGGACCAGCAGCAGCTTCAGCCTCCTATTGCAACAGACCTGACACCTCTACCGCAACAAACACAGTCTATATCACAGCAAGAAATAGAGGCTGAGCCTAAACCAAAAAGGAGGCGAAGGGAAAGAAGGAAGCAACCTGGAACCACAAGGCGGAGGAGAGGTAAGCAAGCAGCTCCTATAGTGGCTCCCATAGAGCCAGAGATCAAATTGAAGTATGCCAGTCAAATTCTTGACAAAACGGAGACCAAACCCAAATCCTTTTTCCCCTATATTCATGTGGAAAACAAGGAGGAGTTAGGCTTAGCCTGTGTTATTATCAACGCTGAAGAGGAAGAGCAGAGATGGAGAAAAGAAACTTCTGCACGGAAGGAACAAAGATCTACATCTCCACAACCTTCTGAGAGGAAAGCTCTTCCAGCCTCAAGCTTCATGGTACTGGGGCCAGCTGTGACAGAATCTGCCTCAGTCGGACACCTTGTCTGCTGTTTCTGTGGGAAATGGGCAAACTACAAGAATTTTGGTGACCTATTTGGACCTTTTTACACACAGGAATATGCATCTACTTTGTCCaaaaacccaccacccaaaaaaTCATCCGAAACCCCACAGAAAGTGAAGGTTCGACATAAAGACACTTTGGATGGATCTAAGAGTGACTCTGATGAAGAGGAAGAATTGCCACAGCAAGCCAGGGAACAGCGCAGTTTGTCTGCACACCTCCGTTACAAACGCCGAAATCGTTCAGGAGACTGTACTTCAAGACTTGCTGTACCTTCTCATAGGAAGACCACTGATTCTAGTGAACTGCTCTCTTTGGATTCTAGTGGGTCAGTCAATGCAGATGGAGTCCCTGACCAAGGATTTCAGATTCCCCAGCTACCTCTTGACAGCAATGAATTCTGGATGCATGAGGCATGTGTCCTTTGGGCCAATGGTGTTTACTTTGTTTGTGGACGATTGTATGGATTGCAGGAGGCTTGTGATGTTGCTAAAGAAATG ATCTGTGCTCACTGCCAGGAACCTGGAGCCACCTTAGGCTGCTTCAATAAAGGTTGTGTCTGCTGCTATCACTTCCCATGTGCCATGGACTCAG
- the LOC130275428 gene encoding transcription factor 20-like isoform X2: protein MALRQEELGIMQSYREQSNYHGNPPTYPPESHGAPRLEELSPRQQAHIFQGGYGGRRSGTATPTAIAPGENPSLQNYQSYRKESGDIYYLGSKEAGTPGGQTQQRRLPGPVQSYGPPQGNSSTSSTGYSSPYGRESHPSQFAGQHSSSASLSQYSQDFPGSFSPGSGQYSSHVASQQLRHQLYQSHQPISPAGNPPASTGTSHLQQIQRSANLNSPGYALRMGQFAQHYQASQGSSSSSYPQRFGQSGANYEGYSPGGTSSPYESHMSGSSYGTQQAYSSFTSQHLKNFETAKMPQGGSQGQQQSASPLMQFPNSSKLLTQNQLGQYNQSEVPVRSPMQFQQNFSPISNPSPAPSVVQSPTCSSTPSPLMTSSENIQCGQGNVPLQSRNRILPVMPQLSPNAQITSFKGFGVEGPTEKHVTDPGLSSLSALSSQVANLPNTVQHMLLSDALATHKKGGKRTSRKTDSCANSETSSQAEEQLKSPMAESLDGSCSSSSGDPGERVRQLSGQSTSSEAGYKGPPSEMPPSPAHTWQNEPSGKTTVQDVDTVPEPAKSYPEISKASEKAVGVIVSTETVTNRSEKLVDEAPTVANNNEEEEEEDDDDDPSPEPEQSEITKEEDTETCLNPQNGEPITVDASSSTGVNEPLIETDKSPVGAGFGFKEAPSISRNTSSLAQQPKNSDAGTFGGQSDRKTGRNDKYPSLLQEFLQGHHQQERRYVRNAQEQPPVTESPDVPLRPNVLMSQANEQPNRSMPEKTLTPQLESTHWGQWDRKHTSEIKHINLAEYPNTRKYEGEPPAPCHEPISGPSERRSVICDISPLRQLMRDPASSHHIDSTQERSQDGRAGQSVILPSGMLSLEKSSSQSGIAKAEDTDSTKMIRRRTVEQCIPYGSKDSPRGNASPRSMTFDSNQEYSSHGRSTNPKRGPGRVGSRGRSPAQSHDLGDKLKSLGRSRGATDIHHVTPTMSLSERASREALYSAFFQNADASALAYHTNSRSSSYGEPHPSFTSSLHYKRQMYQQEEYKEWLGSTAQAILSASHHRQELQRKSPRQESFHVRSPGRSENEGLPYSQPTSYHDPSNIDFSRQMRMSEGTSTTLTAGDFKQNSQKTPPGDSTGWHLGRQSLPAKKSGSLASANQKPFSSIRDHETHGPRQVEPTEFSKSGCNAHRPSGPEDSSHHNPLIMRRKVRSFISPIPSKRQLPDDKAHVIASSKEACDRTLASHNRSPRGNENELLSTAEEQSKSGPEQRSPTAVTLSSPTKTKILPPRKGRGLKLEAIVQKITSPNVRRTTTPSNTDIVVEPVTLEDILSLKGRPSEACSSTIEETTERTVDAVPDTNKNFLNIKRLSPKSFEAWPANNDKQIKIEIEEQFMETKDLPQSGPSIQQASNHYLETGENSPALEQKSEQKSSEPQPPPRETPDKEKVVTAPCPVTPKQTIIPPKGYFPSGKKRGRPIGSVSKQKKQQLQQQQLQQQQQNVHQQVQDQQQLQPPIATDLTPLPQQTQSISQQEIEAEPKPKRRRRERRKQPGTTRRRRGKQAAPIVAPIEPEIKLKYASQILDKTETKPKSFFPYIHVENKEELGLACVIINAEEEEQRWRKETSARKEQRSTSPQPSERKALPASSFMVLGPAVTESASVGHLVCCFCGKWANYKNFGDLFGPFYTQEYASTLSKNPPPKKSSETPQKVKVRHKDTLDGSKSDSDEEEELPQQAREQRSLSAHLRYKRRNRSGDCTSRLAVPSHRKTTDSSELLSLDSSGSVNADGVPDQGFQIPQLPLDSNEFWMHEACVLWANGVYFVCGRLYGLQEACDVAKEMICAHCQEPGATLGCFNKGCVCCYHFPCAMDSECLLNEENFSVRCPKHKTKTIKGVSAEQPEQG from the exons ATGGCACTGag gcAGGAAGAGCTTGGCATCATGCAGTCCTACCGAGAGCAGAGTAActaccatggaaaccccccaaCTTATCCACCAGAATCTCATGGAGCCCCAAGGCTGGAGGAGCTAAGTCCCCGACAACAGGCTCATATATTCCAAGGTGGCTATGGTGGACGTAGAAGCGGGACAGCCACTCCTACTGCTATAGCTCCAGGAGAAAATCCTAGTCTACAAAATTATCAATCTTACCGCAAAGAGTCAGGCGATATCTATTACCTAGGCAGCAAAGAAGCTGGCACCCCAGGGGGGCAGACACAACAACGGCGACTACCTGGTCCAGTACAAAGTTATGGTCCACCCCAAGGAAACAGCAGTACCAGCAGCACAGGCTACAGCAGTCCCTATGGGAGAGAGAGTCACCCCAGCCAATTTGCGGGACAGCATTCTTCTTCAGCTAGTCTTTCTCAGTACTCACAGGATTTTCCCGGATCATTCTCTCCAGGTAGTGGACAATATTCATCACACGTTGCTAGCCAGCAGCTGAGACATCAACTTTATCAGTCACATCAGCCTATTTCTCCTGCTGGTAACCCACCTGCATCCACAGGAACCTCACATCTACAGCAGATTCAGCGTTCAGCCAATCTCAACTCTCCTGGTTATGCCCTTCGGATGGGACAGTTTGCTCAACATTATCAGGCCTCACAAGGATCCTCATCTAGTTCCTATCCTCAGAGGTTTGGCCAATCGGGAGCAAACTATGAAGGCTACAGCCCTGGAGGTACTAGCTCTCCATATGAGAGTCATATGTCTGGATCCTCCTATGGGACTCAACAAGCATATAGTAGTTTTACCAGCCAGCACTTGAAAAACTTTGAGACAGCTAAGATGCCTCAAGGAGGAAGTCAGGGACAGCAGCAGAGTGCTTCCCCTTTAATGCAGTTCCCAAACTCTTCTAAGTTACTTACTCAAAATCAGCTTGGACAGTATAATCAATCTGAAGTTCCTGTACGATCGCCCATGCAGTTTCAGCAGAACTTTAGCCCCATCTCCAATCCTTCTCCAGCTCCTTCTGTAGTTCAGTCTCCAACTTGCAGCTCTACTCCATCACCACTTATGACCAGCAGTGAAAACATCCAGTGTGGTCAAGGAAATGTCCCACTTCAATCCAGAAACCGTATATTGCCAGTGATGCCACAGTTAAGTCCTAACGCGCAGATTACAAGTTTTAAAGGTTTTGGCGTAGAAGGTCCAACTGAAAAGCATGTAACAGATCCAGGTCTGAGTAGTCTTAGTGCACTCAGCAGTCAGGTTGCAAACTTACCCAATACAGTTCAACATATGTTACTTTCTGATGCTTTAGCAACTCACAAGAAAGGTGGCAAACGTACTTCTCGGAAAACTGACAGCTGTGCCAACTCTGAAACCTCATCCCAAGCTGAGGAGCAGCTGAAGTCTCCAATGGCCGAGTCACTAGATGGCAGCTGTTCTAGTagttcaggtgatccaggtgaaCGGGTACGACAGCTAAGTGGCCAGAGCACTAGCTCAGAAGCAGGCTATAAAGGGCCTCCATCAGAAATGCCACCTTCACCTGCCCACACTTGGCAAAATGAACCTTCAGGAAAGACCACTGTTCAGGATGTTGATACAGTGCCAGAGCCAGCAAAAAGCTATCCGGAAATTTCCAAGGCAAGTGAAAAGGCAGTGGGAGTTATTGTCTCAACTGAAACTGTGACGAATAGATCAGAGAAATTAGTTGATGAGGCTCCAACAGTGGCTAACaacaatgaggaggaggaggaggaggatgatgatgatgatccatCACCAGAGCCCGAACAGTCTGAAATAACAAAAGAGGAAGATACTGAGACCTGTCTCAATCCCCAGAATGGAGAACCTATTACTGTTGATGCTAGCTCTTCTACAGGAGTTAATGAACCTTTAATAGAAACTGATAAATCTCCTGTGGGAGCTGGATTTGGATTCAAGGAAGCACCATCTATTTCTCGAAATACTTCCAGTTTGGCCCAACAGCCTAAAAATTCTGATGCTGGAACTTTTGGAGGGCAGAGCGACAGGAAAACAGGAAGAAATGATAAGTATCCAAGCCTTTTGCAAGAATTCCTTCAAGGGCACCATCAGCAAGAAAGAAGATATGTAAGAAATGCTCAAGAACAACCTCCAGTTACTGAAAGTCCTGACGTACCATTAAGGCCCAATGTTCTCATGAGCCAGGCCAATGAGCAGCCTAATCGCAGCATGCCGGAAAAGACTTTAACACCACAATTAGAATCCACGCATTGGGGACAGTGGGATAGGAAACACACATCAGAAATAAAACATATCAATTTGGCAGAGTATCCTAACACCAGAAAGTATGAGGGCGAACCTCCAGCTCCCTGTCATGAACCCATTAGTGGTCCCTCTGAAAGAAGATCTGTTATCTGTGACATCTCCCCACTTAGGCAGCTTATGCGGGATCCAGCTAGTTCTCATCATATTGACTCTACTCAAGAAAGATCACAGGATGGCAGAGCTGGCCAATCTGTCATTTTGCCTAGTGGGATGTTGTCTTTAGAAAAGTCTAGTAGCCAAAGTGGAATTGCTAAGGCTGAAGATACAGATTCCACAAAGATGATCAGAAGACGAACAGTAGAGCAATGTATTCCATATGGCTCTAAAGATTCACCCAGAGGAAATGCAAGTCCTCGATCAATGACCTTTGACTCCAATCAAGAATATAGCTCTCACGGCCGTTCAACTAATCCCAAAAGAGGACCTGGGAGAGTAGGATCTCGAGGAAGATCACCTGCGCAATCTCACGATCTCGGTGATAAGCTAAAGTCTCTCGGAAGAAGTCGTGGCGCAACAGACATTCATCACGTGACTCCGACAATGAGTCTTTCTGAGCGAGCAAGTAGAGAGGCTTTGTACTCTGCTTTTTTCCAGAATGCTGATGCCTCTGCCCTTGCTTACCATACTAACTCAAGATCAAGTTCTTATGGGGAGCCTCATCCATCATTTACATCTTCTCTGCATTACAAAAGACAGATGTATCAGCAAGAGGAATACAAAGAGTGGTTGGGAAGCACCGCTCAAGCTATCCTTTCAGCATCACATCATCGTCAGGAATTACAGAGAAAGAGCCCGAGACAGGAGTCCTTTCATGTGCGAAGTCCTGGTAGAAGTGAAAATGAAGGGTTGCCCTATAGCCAGCCAACTTCATATCATGATCCCAGCAACATAGACTTCAGCCGCCAGATGCGTATGAGTGAAGGTACCTCTACTACATTAACAGCTGGAGACTTCAAACAAAATAGTCAAAAAACTCCTCCAGGAGACTCGACGGGCTGGCACCTTGGACGAcagtctttgcctgctaaaaAATCTGGATCTCTAGCTAGTGCAAATCAGAAGCCATTCAGCTCTATTAGGGATCATGAAACACATGGTCCTAGGCAAGTTGAACCCACTGAATTTTCTAAATCTGGGTGTAATGCTCATCGTCCTTCAGGACCTGAAGACTCATCGCACCATAACCCCTTAATTATGAGAAGGAAAGTGCGTTCTTTCATCTCGCCCATTCCAAGCAAGAGACAATTACCTGATGATAAAGCACATGTTATTGCTTCTTCAAAAGAAGCTTGTGACAGGACACTTGCATCACACAATCGATCACCAAGGGGAAATGAAAATGAACTTTTGTCTACGGCAGAAGAACAATCTAAATCTGGTCCTGAGCAGAGGAGCCCTACAGCAGTGACTCTTTCAAGTCCAACAAAGACAAAAATTCTCCCTCCACGCAAGGGAAGGGGTCTTAAGTTGGAAGCCATAGTGCAGAAAATTACATCTCCAAATGTTCGGCGGACCACAACTCCAAGTAACACAGACATTGTTGTTGAGCCTGTAACGCTTGAGGATATATTATCTCTCAAGGGTAGGCCTTCTGAGGCTTGTAGTTCTACTATAGAAGAGACGACTGAAAGAACAGTGGATGCTGTGCCAGATACTAACAAAAACTTTCTAAATATTAAGAGACTTTCGCCAAAGTCTTTTGAAGCTTGGCCTGCTAACAATGACAAACAGATTAAAATAGAAATTgaagaacaatttatggaaaccAAAGACCTCCCGCAGTCTGGACCTTCAATACAACAAGCATCCAACCATTATTTGGAAACAGGAGAAAACTCTCCAGCCTTGGAACAAAAAAGCGAACAGAAAAGCTCTGAGCCGCAGCCTCCACCTCGTGAGacacccgataaagagaaggttGTTACTGCACCGTGTCCCGTAACCCCCAAGCAAACTATTATACCTCCAAAAGGATACTTTCCATCTGGAAAAAAGAGAGGTCGTCCCATCGGCAGTGTCAGCAAGCAAAAAAAGCAACAGCTTCAGCAGCAACAGCTTCAGCAACAGCAGCAGAATGTACATCAACAAGTGCAGGACCAGCAGCAGCTTCAGCCTCCTATTGCAACAGACCTGACACCTCTACCGCAACAAACACAGTCTATATCACAGCAAGAAATAGAGGCTGAGCCTAAACCAAAAAGGAGGCGAAGGGAAAGAAGGAAGCAACCTGGAACCACAAGGCGGAGGAGAGGTAAGCAAGCAGCTCCTATAGTGGCTCCCATAGAGCCAGAGATCAAATTGAAGTATGCCAGTCAAATTCTTGACAAAACGGAGACCAAACCCAAATCCTTTTTCCCCTATATTCATGTGGAAAACAAGGAGGAGTTAGGCTTAGCCTGTGTTATTATCAACGCTGAAGAGGAAGAGCAGAGATGGAGAAAAGAAACTTCTGCACGGAAGGAACAAAGATCTACATCTCCACAACCTTCTGAGAGGAAAGCTCTTCCAGCCTCAAGCTTCATGGTACTGGGGCCAGCTGTGACAGAATCTGCCTCAGTCGGACACCTTGTCTGCTGTTTCTGTGGGAAATGGGCAAACTACAAGAATTTTGGTGACCTATTTGGACCTTTTTACACACAGGAATATGCATCTACTTTGTCCaaaaacccaccacccaaaaaaTCATCCGAAACCCCACAGAAAGTGAAGGTTCGACATAAAGACACTTTGGATGGATCTAAGAGTGACTCTGATGAAGAGGAAGAATTGCCACAGCAAGCCAGGGAACAGCGCAGTTTGTCTGCACACCTCCGTTACAAACGCCGAAATCGTTCAGGAGACTGTACTTCAAGACTTGCTGTACCTTCTCATAGGAAGACCACTGATTCTAGTGAACTGCTCTCTTTGGATTCTAGTGGGTCAGTCAATGCAGATGGAGTCCCTGACCAAGGATTTCAGATTCCCCAGCTACCTCTTGACAGCAATGAATTCTGGATGCATGAGGCATGTGTCCTTTGGGCCAATGGTGTTTACTTTGTTTGTGGACGATTGTATGGATTGCAGGAGGCTTGTGATGTTGCTAAAGAAATG ATCTGTGCTCACTGCCAGGAACCTGGAGCCACCTTAGGCTGCTTCAATAAAGGTTGTGTCTGCTGCTATCACTTCCCATGTGCCATGGACTCAG